The proteins below are encoded in one region of Micromonospora yangpuensis:
- the moaC gene encoding cyclic pyranopterin monophosphate synthase MoaC has product MTDPAQLTHVDPAGAARMVDVSAKPVSGRVAVAAGLLRTTPEVIDLLRRDGLPKGDALAVGRLAGIMGAKRTPDLIPLCHPIALHGVTVDLTVTADTVEITATARTADRTGVEMEALTAVAVAGLALVDMVKAVDPAASVDAVRVLSKSGGKTGQWQRPADRP; this is encoded by the coding sequence GTGACCGATCCCGCGCAGCTCACCCATGTGGACCCGGCCGGTGCGGCCCGCATGGTCGACGTCTCGGCCAAGCCGGTCTCCGGCCGGGTGGCCGTGGCCGCCGGTCTGCTCCGCACCACGCCCGAGGTGATCGACCTGCTGCGGCGGGACGGGTTGCCGAAGGGTGACGCGCTCGCCGTCGGGCGGCTCGCCGGCATCATGGGCGCCAAGCGGACCCCTGACCTGATCCCGCTCTGCCATCCGATCGCCCTGCACGGGGTGACCGTCGACCTGACGGTCACCGCCGACACGGTCGAGATCACCGCCACCGCCCGCACGGCCGACCGGACCGGGGTGGAGATGGAGGCGCTGACCGCGGTGGCGGTGGCCGGGCTCGCCCTGGTCGACATGGTCAAGGCGGTCGACCCGGCGGCCTCGGTGGACGCCGTGCGGGTGCTGAGCAAGTCCGGCGGCAAGACGGGGCAGTGGCAGCGGCCGGCGGACCGGCCGTGA
- a CDS encoding putative bifunctional diguanylate cyclase/phosphodiesterase: MTLSQRRGNETDKRLRLLVGLVVALACLVLAAALTLALTSPFPTSATDGATLVMLAFLIAVGTLVTIRIRIRSTNHSISWNETAIIIGVAIAPGPWVVLCTAIGIALAFHRLARVKLAFGIGKNVLVAAGAAATLSALDWRWPPEHPLDMVLPLSVAYLVAAVLDDVLAMPVIALASGTRVSRQFRTNLDLRLAGFAARFVVALCTLLILREDPRLLLAIPPLVLSLHLAWSARVRSRTEQQTWQRLARATDALNVVDLDRVLTTAVTQAAELFSADEVEIQLRPDGRTVGGTANGITHDGTPATADPHTGTTVPIALEGHGETDDVGVLRLRFHGPVRLSEREQYTLRTFASALCTAVRNAQAYAELARVSAEHAHAASHDALTGLANRRHLLDQGTEQLSNRHADGVTALVLIDLNHFKEVNDTLGHAAGDQVLIEVGNRLQAAARPDDLVSRLGGDEFAVLLRGLPAPAVAAHRAEGLLSALNEPFDLDGMRISVEASGGIAVPGAAGGMPELLRRADVAMYQAKRTGQRLWTYAATSDTADLGRLTLGGELSRAVADHEFTVSFQPIVDLGTGEAIGAEALARWHHPTHGLIDPLRFLEAVERSGLLPAFAEAILDQALVAAKSWRAAGFDLPVAVNVSPRSLLDPRFPNSVLARLRRHDLPPDRLILELTETLTLSQLDVVDQVLNRLRDAGVQLALDDFGTGYSSLSLLSRIPVHELKIDRSFVTAMETSAEAAAVIRSTLDLGRNLDLVVVAEGVESEPQRRALWQLGCTAGQGHLFARPMPAGALLAAFRRGSGGQPGSLAPPLHDAGAVIRLAPGRRQPGRGRPTRQPQLPT; the protein is encoded by the coding sequence GTGACACTTTCCCAGCGACGAGGAAACGAGACCGATAAGCGGCTCCGGCTGCTCGTCGGTCTCGTCGTCGCTCTCGCCTGTCTGGTCCTCGCCGCCGCCCTCACCCTTGCCCTGACCTCACCGTTTCCGACGTCGGCCACCGACGGAGCGACGCTGGTGATGCTGGCGTTCCTCATCGCCGTCGGCACCCTGGTCACCATTCGGATCCGCATCAGGTCGACCAACCACTCGATCAGCTGGAACGAGACGGCCATCATCATCGGCGTGGCGATCGCCCCCGGACCGTGGGTGGTGCTCTGCACCGCGATCGGCATCGCCCTCGCCTTCCACCGGCTGGCCCGGGTCAAGCTGGCCTTCGGCATCGGCAAGAACGTCCTGGTGGCAGCCGGAGCGGCGGCCACCCTGTCCGCGCTGGACTGGCGCTGGCCACCGGAGCATCCCCTCGACATGGTGCTGCCCCTGTCGGTCGCGTACCTGGTCGCCGCCGTCCTGGACGACGTGTTGGCGATGCCGGTCATCGCCCTGGCCTCCGGCACCCGGGTGTCCCGGCAGTTCCGCACCAACCTCGACCTGCGACTCGCCGGCTTCGCCGCCCGCTTCGTGGTCGCCCTCTGCACCCTGCTGATCCTCCGTGAGGACCCCCGCCTGCTGCTCGCCATCCCGCCACTGGTGCTCAGCCTGCACCTGGCCTGGTCCGCCCGGGTGCGCAGCCGCACCGAACAACAGACCTGGCAACGACTGGCCAGGGCCACCGACGCCCTCAACGTGGTCGACCTCGACCGGGTGCTGACCACCGCCGTCACCCAGGCCGCCGAGCTCTTCTCCGCCGACGAGGTCGAGATCCAACTCCGCCCCGACGGCCGCACGGTGGGCGGCACCGCCAACGGCATCACCCACGACGGCACACCCGCCACCGCCGACCCCCACACCGGCACCACCGTCCCGATCGCCCTGGAAGGACACGGGGAGACCGACGACGTGGGCGTCCTACGGCTGCGCTTCCACGGCCCGGTACGCCTCTCCGAACGCGAGCAGTACACCCTGCGTACCTTCGCCTCCGCCCTCTGCACGGCGGTCCGTAACGCCCAGGCGTACGCCGAACTGGCCCGGGTCTCCGCCGAACACGCCCACGCCGCCAGCCACGACGCGTTGACCGGACTGGCCAACCGCCGGCACCTGCTGGACCAGGGCACCGAACAGCTCAGCAACCGACACGCCGACGGGGTGACCGCCCTGGTCCTGATCGACCTCAACCACTTCAAGGAGGTGAACGACACCCTCGGCCACGCCGCCGGCGACCAGGTCCTGATCGAGGTCGGCAACCGGCTCCAGGCCGCGGCCCGCCCCGACGACCTGGTGTCCCGCCTCGGCGGCGACGAGTTCGCCGTGCTCCTGCGCGGCCTGCCCGCCCCCGCGGTCGCCGCCCACCGGGCCGAGGGCCTGCTGAGCGCGCTGAACGAACCCTTCGACCTGGACGGCATGCGGATCAGCGTCGAGGCCAGCGGCGGCATCGCCGTACCCGGCGCGGCCGGCGGCATGCCGGAGCTGCTGCGTCGCGCCGACGTCGCCATGTACCAGGCCAAACGCACCGGCCAACGACTCTGGACGTACGCCGCCACCAGCGACACCGCCGACCTCGGCCGGCTCACCCTCGGTGGCGAACTCTCCCGCGCCGTCGCCGACCACGAGTTCACCGTCAGCTTCCAACCGATCGTCGACCTCGGCACCGGTGAGGCGATCGGCGCCGAGGCCCTGGCCCGCTGGCACCACCCCACCCACGGGCTGATCGATCCACTGCGGTTCCTGGAGGCGGTGGAACGCTCCGGCCTGCTACCCGCCTTCGCCGAGGCGATCCTCGACCAGGCGCTGGTCGCCGCGAAGAGCTGGCGCGCCGCCGGTTTCGACCTGCCGGTCGCGGTGAACGTCTCCCCCCGCAGCCTGCTCGACCCCCGCTTCCCCAACTCGGTCCTGGCCCGGTTACGCCGCCACGACCTGCCACCGGACCGGCTGATCCTGGAGCTGACCGAGACGCTGACCCTCAGCCAGCTCGACGTGGTCGACCAGGTCCTCAACCGGCTGCGCGACGCCGGGGTCCAGCTCGCCCTGGACGACTTCGGCACCGGCTACTCCTCGCTGTCGCTGCTGTCCCGGATCCCGGTGCACGAACTGAAGATCGACCGCAGCTTCGTGACCGCGATGGAGACCTCGGCCGAGGCCGCCGCCGTCATCCGCTCCACCCTCGACCTCGGCCGCAACCTCGACCTCGTGGTGGTCGCCGAGGGGGTGGAGAGCGAGCCGCAACGCCGCGCCCTCTGGCAGCTGGGCTGCACCGCCGGCCAGGGCCACCTCTTCGCCCGCCCGATGCCGGCCGGGGCGCTGCTGGCCGCCTTCCGACGCGGCTCCGGCGGACAGCCCGGATCCCTGGCACCACCGCTGCACGACGCCGGCGCGGTGATCCGCCTCGCCCCCGGCCGACGCCAGCCAGGTCGGGGCCGGCCCACCCGCCAGCCCCAGCTCCCGACCTGA
- a CDS encoding glycosyltransferase 87 family protein: MTVAATPDSRNRWQRLDRAGGGLGPDLVLYAGSAAFAAVTAAVSTLPPHRAWGAVAAVGYLVATLVAATQLLVRRRRADARLAGTPARWAVTLLTWAGTALLPLLLQSAQRAAGHAHRAQEEVLVVEDSGIRLADHGTPYLTRDAIAALPADERLLGYTPYQPGMALFGLPRAVVDTWWTDARVWFAVATAIVLALAVRTLWPGPATSWTLWPGPATSWTLWPGPATSTDRHQDSSLLLRGVQAATVLPICALTLATGGDDLPVLALCLLALALAATGRAGLAGVAVGLAGALKLLAWPIAVVLIFWGLTRRAGGRVAAGALGLPALALLPALLVDRDALVENVLRFPLGQGLVTSPAQSPFPGHLIATTLPAGRAVAAALLVAAGVAIAVRLVRRPPRTAAATALICGYGLLAAIVLMPSTRFGYLLYPLALAAWAPALAATSSAKEPTPAEVRA, encoded by the coding sequence GTGACCGTCGCCGCCACCCCGGACTCCCGCAACCGCTGGCAGCGACTGGACCGCGCCGGCGGCGGCCTCGGCCCCGACCTCGTCCTCTACGCCGGATCGGCCGCCTTCGCGGCGGTCACCGCAGCCGTCTCCACCCTGCCGCCGCACCGGGCCTGGGGGGCGGTCGCCGCCGTCGGCTACCTCGTCGCCACCCTCGTCGCCGCCACCCAACTCCTCGTCCGCCGTCGCCGCGCCGACGCCCGGCTGGCCGGTACCCCGGCGCGCTGGGCCGTCACCCTGCTCACCTGGGCCGGCACCGCGCTGCTGCCCCTGCTGCTGCAGAGCGCCCAACGGGCCGCCGGGCACGCCCACCGGGCACAGGAGGAGGTACTGGTCGTCGAGGACTCCGGCATCCGCTTGGCCGACCACGGCACGCCGTACCTCACCCGGGACGCCATCGCCGCCCTCCCCGCCGACGAGCGGCTGCTCGGGTACACCCCGTACCAGCCGGGAATGGCCCTGTTCGGGCTGCCCCGCGCGGTCGTCGACACCTGGTGGACCGACGCGCGGGTCTGGTTCGCCGTGGCCACCGCGATCGTGCTCGCGCTGGCCGTGCGGACCCTGTGGCCGGGCCCGGCCACCTCGTGGACCCTGTGGCCGGGCCCGGCCACCTCGTGGACCCTGTGGCCGGGCCCGGCCACCTCGACCGACCGGCACCAGGACAGCAGTCTGCTGCTGCGCGGCGTACAGGCGGCCACCGTACTGCCGATCTGTGCGCTGACCCTGGCCACCGGCGGCGACGATCTGCCCGTACTCGCGCTCTGTCTGTTGGCGTTGGCCCTGGCCGCCACCGGCCGGGCCGGACTCGCCGGCGTGGCGGTGGGGCTGGCCGGGGCGTTGAAGCTGCTCGCCTGGCCGATCGCCGTCGTGCTGATCTTCTGGGGGCTGACCCGCCGGGCCGGCGGCCGGGTCGCCGCCGGCGCGCTCGGCCTACCGGCGCTGGCCCTGCTCCCCGCCCTGCTGGTCGACCGGGACGCGCTGGTGGAGAACGTGCTGCGCTTCCCGCTCGGCCAGGGCCTGGTGACCAGTCCCGCGCAGTCGCCGTTCCCCGGCCACCTGATCGCCACCACCCTGCCCGCCGGGCGCGCGGTGGCCGCCGCGCTGCTGGTGGCCGCCGGAGTGGCGATCGCCGTCCGGCTCGTCCGCCGTCCGCCCCGCACCGCCGCCGCGACCGCCCTGATCTGCGGGTACGGCCTGCTGGCCGCCATCGTGCTGATGCCCTCGACCCGCTTCGGCTACCTGCTGTACCCGCTCGCCCTGGCCGCCTGGGCACCCGCGCTGGCGGCCACCTCTTCCGCCAAGGAGCCGACGCCGGCCGAGGTCAGGGCGTAA
- a CDS encoding molybdenum cofactor biosynthesis protein MoaE, producing the protein MTDEPLDLAAHEAAVADRRAGAVVSFQGVVRDHDHGRAVVSLEYEGHPSAARVLREVAAEIAAEPDVYAVAVSHRIGQLDIGDVALVAAVSTAHRAAAFAACARLVDEVKARLPIWKHQVFADGTEEWVNCP; encoded by the coding sequence GTGACCGACGAGCCGCTGGACCTGGCCGCGCACGAGGCCGCGGTGGCGGACCGGCGGGCCGGCGCGGTGGTCTCCTTCCAGGGTGTGGTCCGCGACCACGACCACGGTCGGGCGGTGGTCAGCCTGGAGTACGAGGGCCATCCCAGTGCCGCCCGGGTGTTGCGTGAGGTCGCCGCCGAGATCGCCGCGGAACCCGACGTGTACGCGGTCGCCGTGTCGCACCGGATCGGCCAGCTCGACATCGGTGACGTGGCGCTGGTCGCGGCGGTCAGCACCGCCCACCGGGCGGCCGCGTTCGCCGCCTGCGCCCGACTGGTAGACGAGGTGAAGGCCCGACTGCCGATCTGGAAGCACCAGGTGTTCGCCGACGGCACCGAGGAGTGGGTCAACTGCCCGTGA
- a CDS encoding phosphoribosyltransferase, translated as MTTFRNRADAGTALAERLSGLAGRPDVTVLGLVRGGVPVARVIADRLGVPLDVLVIRKLGLPWAPEVAFGALGPGRVQVRNDEVADQLGPAEIAEVDRRKQAELDRREQLYRAGRPPVDLAGRTAVLVDDGLATGATARAAVEVTRQLGARAVLLAVPVGSPQAYRLLAGTADEVFCVELPADFVSVGSYYDDFHEVSDDEVVDALSADR; from the coding sequence GTGACTACCTTCCGCAACCGGGCCGATGCGGGTACGGCACTCGCCGAGCGGCTGTCCGGCCTGGCCGGCCGACCCGACGTCACCGTCCTCGGGCTGGTCCGCGGTGGCGTGCCGGTGGCCCGGGTGATCGCCGACCGGCTCGGTGTCCCGCTGGACGTCCTGGTGATCCGCAAACTGGGCCTGCCCTGGGCCCCCGAGGTGGCCTTCGGTGCGCTCGGTCCCGGCCGGGTACAGGTCCGCAACGACGAGGTGGCCGACCAGCTCGGTCCGGCCGAGATCGCCGAGGTCGACCGGCGTAAGCAGGCCGAGTTGGACCGCCGCGAGCAGCTCTACCGGGCCGGCCGGCCACCGGTGGACCTGGCCGGACGCACGGCCGTCCTGGTCGACGACGGCCTGGCCACCGGGGCCACCGCCCGCGCCGCCGTCGAGGTGACCCGGCAACTCGGCGCGCGGGCCGTGCTGCTCGCCGTACCGGTCGGCTCACCGCAGGCCTACCGACTGCTCGCCGGTACGGCCGACGAGGTGTTCTGTGTCGAGCTGCCGGCGGACTTCGTCTCGGTCGGCAGCTACTACGACGACTTCCACGAGGTGTCCGACGACGAGGTCGTCGACGCGCTGTCGGCCGACCGGTGA
- a CDS encoding glycosyltransferase 87 family protein: MPSTVGRRAERLAHVQRLARRVDRRTLARVGVVAATAYAAWLAVGLFGRPYNFFDMKIYHGAVVWWASGRELYDFISPGTTLGFTYPPFAGLLMLPMARIPVDVAGLLNAVGSIAALAVVLAGLLRPIVDRLGWPLWFTVGVAVPLALAIEPGRETLGYGQVNLLLFALIMADLIGLRWRARRGTRYDPTAGPLHRFVYSGAWAGAGIGLATAIKLTPALFIAYLMITRQWRAALTAIATTIGVTLGSFAVVGDEARAYFGGVLWQTERVGAADMTPNQSLAGLLARLYDSIETPGLLWLAFSVLMLALGLSRAANSRADGDELTAFTLVGLTANVISPISWTHHLVWVVPAVIVLADAAVRRREASRGLAQRPVQASSYGGLPGVNGLRPPIWYPTLTGLRHGVAAVGLYLLFLISPIWPYEHQLPEVSHYQDGLFGALMENSLALALIVLVAALPWRPGAEPAFYADRLSRPAAPGLARR, from the coding sequence GTGCCGTCGACCGTCGGGAGACGGGCGGAGCGCCTCGCCCACGTCCAGCGCCTGGCCCGGCGCGTCGACCGCCGGACCCTCGCCCGGGTAGGCGTCGTCGCCGCCACCGCGTACGCCGCCTGGCTCGCCGTGGGGCTGTTCGGCCGGCCGTACAACTTCTTCGACATGAAGATCTACCACGGCGCGGTGGTGTGGTGGGCGAGCGGCCGTGAGCTGTACGACTTCATCTCCCCGGGCACCACCCTCGGCTTCACCTATCCCCCCTTCGCCGGCCTGCTCATGCTGCCGATGGCCCGGATCCCGGTCGACGTCGCCGGCCTGCTCAACGCGGTCGGCAGCATCGCCGCGTTGGCGGTCGTGCTGGCCGGGTTGCTGCGCCCGATCGTCGACCGGCTGGGCTGGCCGCTCTGGTTCACCGTGGGTGTCGCGGTGCCGCTGGCCCTGGCCATCGAGCCGGGCCGTGAGACGCTCGGCTACGGGCAGGTCAACCTGCTGCTCTTCGCGCTGATCATGGCCGACCTGATCGGGTTGCGCTGGCGGGCCCGCCGAGGCACCCGGTACGACCCGACGGCCGGGCCGCTGCACCGCTTCGTCTACAGCGGGGCCTGGGCCGGTGCCGGGATCGGCCTGGCCACCGCGATCAAGTTGACCCCCGCGCTCTTCATCGCCTACCTGATGATCACCCGGCAGTGGCGGGCGGCGCTGACCGCGATCGCCACCACGATCGGCGTGACCCTCGGCAGCTTCGCGGTGGTCGGTGACGAGGCACGGGCCTACTTCGGCGGTGTCCTCTGGCAGACCGAGCGGGTCGGTGCCGCCGACATGACCCCGAACCAGTCCCTGGCCGGCCTGCTGGCCCGACTGTACGACTCGATCGAGACCCCCGGGCTGCTCTGGTTGGCCTTCTCCGTGCTGATGCTGGCGCTCGGGCTGTCCCGGGCCGCCAACTCCCGCGCCGACGGTGACGAGTTGACCGCGTTCACGCTGGTCGGGCTGACCGCCAACGTGATCAGCCCGATCTCCTGGACGCACCACCTGGTCTGGGTCGTCCCGGCGGTGATCGTGCTGGCCGACGCCGCGGTACGCCGCCGGGAGGCCAGCCGTGGGCTGGCCCAGCGCCCCGTCCAGGCCTCGTCCTACGGCGGGCTGCCGGGGGTGAACGGGCTACGCCCGCCGATCTGGTACCCCACCCTCACCGGCCTACGCCACGGGGTCGCCGCCGTCGGGTTGTACCTGCTCTTCCTCATCTCGCCGATCTGGCCGTACGAGCACCAGCTTCCCGAGGTGTCGCACTACCAGGACGGCCTCTTCGGCGCGCTGATGGAGAACTCGCTGGCGCTGGCCCTGATCGTGCTGGTCGCCGCGTTGCCGTGGCGTCCGGGTGCCGAGCCCGCCTTCTACGCCGACCGGCTCAGCCGACCCGCCGCGCCGGGCCTGGCCCGCCGTTGA
- a CDS encoding zf-TFIIB domain-containing protein, with translation MMQLICPKCRGEMRQYERSGVVIDQCGECRGIFLDRGELEKLFEAEANWNRQQGGAPPPPRPAQQPGYGQPGYPPPAPPAPHQPGYGAVPPPPPAHGYPPAPAYGHGQQHYGYHGHHKRKKHKGFLDEMFG, from the coding sequence GTGATGCAGCTCATCTGTCCCAAGTGCCGCGGAGAAATGCGTCAGTACGAACGCAGCGGCGTCGTCATCGACCAGTGTGGAGAGTGTCGGGGGATCTTCCTCGACCGCGGTGAACTCGAGAAGCTGTTCGAGGCGGAGGCGAACTGGAACCGCCAGCAGGGCGGCGCACCACCCCCGCCCCGGCCCGCCCAGCAGCCGGGTTACGGCCAGCCCGGCTACCCGCCGCCCGCACCGCCAGCCCCGCACCAGCCCGGCTACGGCGCGGTCCCGCCGCCCCCGCCGGCGCACGGCTACCCGCCGGCCCCCGCCTACGGGCACGGCCAGCAGCACTACGGCTACCACGGCCACCACAAGCGCAAGAAGCACAAGGGCTTCCTCGACGAGATGTTCGGCTGA
- a CDS encoding molybdopterin molybdotransferase MoeA, which yields MSTEAAPAAEPVVAPPPAGWEEARSRVYAVGLAAALPATNRSLAEADGHTLVEPLTTRTDLPAFPTSSVDGWAVRGAGPWQVVGRVLAGGAPPPLAEEGSTVEIATGAMVPAGATAILRIEESERTADGRITGTPRPAPEWRLPGEEARAGEELLPAGTPVDPALLGLAASCGHDSLRVRRPPRAALLVFGDELLTSGPPTAGRVRDALGPAVPSWLRRYGCQVRPADVVGPVADTLPAHVAALRQALAGADLICTTGGTMHGPVDHLHPALEALGADYVVNTVAVRPGFPMLLARVTSDDGRVRFVAGLPGNPQSAIVSLVSLVAPLLAGLQGRQMPLLPQVTLAESVPGRGDYTHLALVRLDRVAGTAYPVRHVGSAMLRGLARADGFAVIRPGNSGEPGARVPFVPLPLFPGERAS from the coding sequence GTGAGTACGGAAGCCGCACCGGCCGCCGAGCCGGTCGTCGCGCCGCCGCCGGCCGGCTGGGAGGAGGCCCGCTCGCGGGTGTACGCGGTGGGTCTGGCCGCCGCGCTTCCCGCGACAAACCGGTCCCTCGCCGAGGCCGACGGGCACACCCTCGTCGAGCCGCTCACCACCCGGACGGACCTGCCGGCCTTCCCCACCTCCAGCGTGGACGGCTGGGCGGTACGCGGCGCGGGGCCGTGGCAGGTCGTGGGCCGGGTGCTCGCCGGCGGTGCCCCGCCCCCGCTGGCCGAGGAGGGCAGCACGGTGGAGATCGCCACCGGGGCGATGGTCCCGGCGGGAGCCACCGCGATCCTGCGAATCGAGGAGTCTGAACGCACCGCGGACGGTCGGATCACCGGCACCCCCCGCCCGGCCCCCGAGTGGCGGCTGCCGGGCGAGGAGGCGCGCGCCGGTGAGGAGCTCCTGCCGGCCGGCACCCCGGTCGACCCGGCGTTGCTCGGACTGGCCGCCTCCTGCGGCCACGACAGTCTGCGGGTCCGTCGTCCGCCCCGCGCCGCGCTGCTGGTCTTCGGCGACGAGCTGTTGACCTCGGGGCCGCCCACCGCCGGTCGGGTCCGGGACGCGCTCGGCCCGGCCGTGCCCTCCTGGCTGCGCCGGTACGGCTGCCAGGTGCGTCCGGCCGACGTGGTGGGCCCGGTCGCCGACACGCTGCCGGCCCACGTGGCGGCCCTGCGGCAGGCGTTGGCCGGCGCCGACCTGATCTGCACGACCGGGGGCACGATGCACGGCCCGGTCGATCACCTGCACCCCGCCCTCGAAGCCCTCGGCGCCGACTACGTGGTCAACACCGTCGCGGTCCGTCCCGGCTTCCCGATGCTGCTGGCCCGGGTGACCTCCGACGACGGTCGGGTGCGATTCGTGGCCGGCCTGCCGGGCAATCCGCAGTCCGCCATCGTCTCCCTGGTCTCCCTGGTCGCACCCCTGCTCGCCGGCCTGCAGGGGCGGCAGATGCCGCTGCTGCCGCAGGTCACGCTCGCCGAGTCGGTGCCCGGTCGGGGGGACTACACCCATCTGGCGCTGGTTCGGCTGGACCGGGTGGCGGGCACCGCGTACCCGGTGCGCCACGTCGGTTCCGCGATGCTGCGCGGCCTGGCCCGCGCCGACGGGTTCGCGGTGATCCGGCCGGGCAACTCGGGCGAACCCGGTGCCCGGGTGCCCTTCGTCCCGCTGCCGCTCTTTCCCGGCGAGCGGGCCTCGTGA
- a CDS encoding MogA/MoaB family molybdenum cofactor biosynthesis protein, which translates to MIRARVVVASNRAAAGVYPDTSGPLLVNGLRGLGCVVDEPVVVPDGEPVGAALRAAHSDGMQVVLTSGGTGVTPTDRTPEVTRALLDYEIPGIAEAIRAHSRAQVPTAALSRGLAGVVGRMLVVNLPGSTGGARDGLAVLGPILAHTVDQLGGGDH; encoded by the coding sequence GTGATCCGGGCCCGGGTGGTGGTCGCCTCCAACCGGGCCGCTGCCGGGGTCTACCCGGACACCAGCGGTCCGTTGCTGGTCAACGGGCTGCGGGGCCTCGGCTGCGTGGTGGACGAGCCGGTCGTGGTGCCCGACGGTGAGCCGGTGGGTGCTGCCTTGCGGGCCGCCCACTCCGACGGGATGCAGGTGGTGCTGACCAGCGGTGGCACCGGCGTCACCCCCACCGACCGGACCCCCGAGGTGACCCGGGCTCTGCTCGACTACGAGATTCCCGGCATCGCCGAGGCGATCCGGGCGCACAGCCGGGCGCAGGTGCCCACCGCGGCGCTCTCCCGGGGCCTGGCCGGGGTGGTCGGCCGGATGCTGGTGGTGAACCTGCCCGGCTCGACCGGCGGAGCCCGGGACGGCCTGGCCGTCCTCGGCCCGATCCTGGCGCACACCGTCGACCAGCTCGGCGGCGGCGACCACTGA